One Vicia villosa cultivar HV-30 ecotype Madison, WI linkage group LG5, Vvil1.0, whole genome shotgun sequence genomic window, CATCGACAATTATTTTGTACGTGGTCTAAAATGAACCTAAAGTTGTATAAAAAGGGACATATGTTATAGAGAAAGACATCTCAAAAAACatctcttcctcattttctgattaaGTCAGAAGTGTATTTCAACGGAAACAATCCTccttttgaattcaaatttccGGATGACGTCACATATCTCGCCAATTCGACAAAGTTGAATGAATTACTGTCTGATACCGAATATATAGTAATGGAGGGGATAATTAATATAACCTGATTGAGTTGAAGACCGATGAAGATATGACGACTATGTGGAAATCATTTCCTCCGTAGGATATACTAAGGGGCCGATCGTGAATTTCTCCCAAAAATTCTGAAATTTCCGTAATTTTCTCCCAAATATTTCCACTTTTTTGGTATTCTACTTACTTTAAAGAATTTTCGGTATCAAGGTGAAATTTCCAGTATCAcccaaaagttttaaaatttttgattttttactGGGAATTTGACAAAATGGTGGAAACTTTGTGTATTATAatctttttatgattttttaagtGGGGTGTCTGGTATAACACACGGAGGGGTAAGTTAAATGCTCATATTCATGTTGTATTGCGTTATTACTCATAGTCTCATACCATATATTTGGGTTTCATCCTTATGTAAAACTTATCTTTTTGGCAAAAATAAAAAGCAAAAAACACTGCCTTTAAAGATATTATTTCtctaaagtaaattcatttaattttCTTTAGCCTCTATAAATACCAAGCTTACATAAACGAATCATCAATATCATAAGTTCCTTGAAGCAGCTAGGTAGCGTATCCGTTAGATTTGTTTCACGCCTGCAACTCCAAGTTGCTACGCGTGCACATTATATGGACACCATTACTATCCTTTTCcttatctttctctcttctctcctctCATATCCATTCATAATCAAACAACACAAACCCACATCCAAACCTAAGCTTCCCCCAGGTTCAATGGGTTGGCCTTATATTGGAGAAACTTTTCAACTCTACTCTCAACCCCCTAACATCTTCTTTTCTTCTAAACAAAAAAGGTTCTTTATTTCTTCTACTAACTCAtccttataattatatattatattatggaaactaatatatactaattaacttaattataattatataaattttaaatagatATGGAGAAATATTTAAAACACATATACTAGGATGTCCTTGCGTGATGCTAGCAAGTCCTGAGGCtgcaagatttgtgttggtgactCATTCTCACTTGTTCAAACCTACATATCCCAAAAGCAAAGAGAAACTCATTGGTTCTTCTGCATTATTCTTCCATGAAGGAGATTATCATACTCGCATTAGGAAACTTGTTCAAACCTCGCTTTCTCCTGAATCAATCAAGAAACTGATCCCAGATATTGAAACACAAGTCATTTCATCTTTGGAATCTTGGGTTTCTATTGGACAAGTTATTAACGCTTTCCATGAAATGAAAAAGGTAACAACGCAGTTTATTGTCTGTTTGCTTTCTATCTGTATAAACTTTTTTATATTGAAATATATTGGTTGATGATTCTTGACAGTTCTCTTTCAATATTGGGATCCTCTCCGTCTTCGGTAACTTGGAAGACAATTATAGAGAAGAGCTTAAGGAGAATTACTGCATAGTAGAGAAAGGTTACAATTCTTTCCCAAATAGAATCCCTGGAACTGCATACTCCAAAGCTCTTTTGGTAAGATACATATATATACActgcaatatttcatttatataACAAGATTTTCTCTGTCTAATGAATATTTTGTTGTTTAGGGGAGGCAAAGAATCCAAGAGATTATAAGTGAGATAATATGCAAGAGAAAGGAGCAGAGATTGATTAAGAAGGATCTATTAGGCCACTTGCTAAACTACAAGAATGAAAAAGGAGGAATGTTAACTGATGAGGAAATAGCTGATAATATAATTGGAGTACTATTTGCAGCTCAAGATACTACAGCAAGTGTTCTTACTTGGATTCTCAAGTACCTTCATGATGACCAGAAACTTCTTGAAGCAATAAAAGTAAGTGTTTTTGTCCTCATCAATGTTTCCATATAGTAGTTGTTgaaaatcaatatatatatttattaatgagTCAAATGATTAACATGTACATACATTTACAGGCAGAACAAATGGCAGTATATGAAGCCAATGATGGAGGGAAGATGCCATTAACTTGGAGTCAAACCAAAAATATGCCACTTACTCATAGGGTattgtatatattatatatactatATACTATGCATGGTAAATTCTATGCAAAAATTTACTCCTAATTTGAAACTAGCTTCATGAATCAATCATGATTATTTTTCTTAACAAAATATTGTTATATTGTAGGTAATATTGGAAAGTTTGAGAATgtcaagcataatctcatttaCTTTTAGAGAAGCTGTGGTTGATGTAGTATACAAGGGTAACAATTTTAGACGGAATTAATTTTTGTACAATTATAGAAAgtttcattttcaaaaaaaattactaTTTTCTACATGATTAATTTCTAAAATGTTCTTTCATGCAACTATTAAGGATATCTAATACCAAAGGGTTGGAAAGTCATGCCACTGTTCAGAAACATCCACCACAATCCAGAGTTCTTCATTAATCCTCAGAGTTTTGACCCATCAAGATTTGAGGTATAGTACTATGCTAATATTTAATGATTTTTCTACCACTTgatgaaattaataataaataaataaatctctAGTTATTTTGCTTTTGACTTTGAATACTTGTTAATTTGGTTTTTGGATGGTTGTAGGTTTCTCCAAAGCCCAATACTTTTATGCCATTTGGCAATGGAGTGCACTCTTGTCCAGGAAATGAGCTAGCCAAGTTGAATATGGTAATACTAATTCACCATCTAGTAACAAAGTTTAGGTaagttttaatatgttttttgttttctgccatattttatttatatttgtaaGATTTCAAGATTAGAGTGGTGATTTggttgtgttgaataatttgatttgCAGGTGGGAGGTAGTGGGAAATGAAAGTGGAGTCCAATATAGCCCATTCCCAATCCCTTTGCAAGGTCTACCAACAAGATTTTGGAGAATTTAATAgagtcaaaaaataataatttatttattaaaaaatatatataactattttaGATGTTCTTGCCAGTTGCCACCACCCAGACTTTGATCTCAATTCTTCCACCTGTTTTAGTAAAAGTAGATTTTCTTAGTCTTTAAAGTAACATCATACTACCTATGCTATTGTAAAGGGTGGCATATAGCTTAAGCAGAAACTATATCATTTAATTCGAGTATGGAAGTGTAAGTGTAAGTGTAAGTGTAATCAActgatatttttgttttggacCTATGCTAAAATGTACATCAAACTATCAATTCTCTTATCACTCGAGTCCTTACAAGTTACAACTCTCAACAACTAAAAAGctcattaatttattttagattaaaataaaagtgattattagaaaaaaaaatctaaatatacTTTTAGAGATTTTTACAGCAAGCCAGGAGCTGTTGATTTTGTctggagaaaaaaaattaattttctttcaTCTATCACAAtcatcaaatcatattattattataatagctacttaaaacatttttttttcatttttatcaatgtatatttaattcaaattaatttcaaAAGCTTGTATACATTACAAATGccattaaaatcattaaaaaatattttttaaataaaaataatgatttttcTCTTAAATAATAGTAGTAcctaacaaatttactctaatttttttcataaacaatTGTCTATAAAAAAAGCGACTACACGGTGTACTCCATTCAAATACAACAAAGAATAAAAAAGAACCAACTAGAACATAATCTGTTTTTTTAAGAGGACAAGCATAGTCTAGGTTTATATTATATCCACAATTAAGTCTAACAATGATCTCATAAAAGAaagttataaaattatattatggCTTCTAGATGGAAATAAGTCAACTCATTAGCATGGGTCAAGAAATTAGTTAGCTTAAACATCTACTACATCTCATTTTACTAtaggaaaaaatttatttttcaaatttattaaataatcaatctatttaatttttataaaaaatttaatatattaattaatcaataaatatacaaaaacagtttttttaataaataagatCATATGAAAGAATTTTAATATAATCTCCTTAAacagaatgtttaaaaaaaaaatcttaaatttcCTCATTAACTAAAAAGTGAAACAATATGGAGTGAGGTTTTTGAGACTTCGGTCTTGAGAGTTAATTATGACTTTAAACGGAATTCCTACAACTAAACGGTAGGATTGATTTCCTTGaattagtcggtcgcaaggccggataccaaTATTTAAAATCAGTAAAATcactaaataaatatttaatatttgtttataaaaaacGTCGATGCTGTTTGACCCCCCTACTTGCATGGTTCATTCATAAGTCATATTGCATCACGTACTAGTCATGAGGCATATGACTCTGAAAACGTCATGTTGCTAATTGATTAGCTGGATGAAAACGAGATGCCCTTAGCAAGAGAGATCCATAGCCTTTCATGTCATGGCCATGTTAAATAGTGTTCAGGTAATGGTGAAGAGGAGGGGACTCAAGTACTACATAACATTAGTGGATCTTATAGAATGGTTCAACATTTTGAAGTTACtgtctctatctctttgcatatATTGTGGaccaaaaattatttttttaaacagtAGAAATCATTTTCTGGTCCCAAGAGCAATTGTTTGTAGCTATTCATTAGAGTTGATTATAACATcgatctcaaaaaaaaaaaaattgaattatctaGAATATGTTTTCGAATTTTATAATTTAGACAATTATATCCGAATATCTTATATATATTACAAAActcttctcttttttctctccATTTATGCATTTATCTTGAGTAAAAAATCTCTAAATTCAAATCAGTTTCcttatttcatttttcttcaaattttgactGTATCGTCTAAGAGGAAAGCACGACTTAAGAAGTAAAGGAGACGAAAAAAGAGGAGGGTGGTAGTGTAGTTAATCTTAGCCCTACACATGGGCGATTCATGACATGACATTTTGTTTACTATTCGATGGGACTATAGAGGCAGGTACTATGGTTCACAGTATTGTTGAGAAAGATTAAAAAAGAGTTTGAGATCAAAGGCTTATGACACAAGTTCACATATTACACACTAATATGGAAACTTATATTATGCATTTCATTTATGATTGCTTGGTATTATATATTTGtccaaaaaataatttattacctATTCTACATTATGCGTTATATTGTGTCTTTTTAATTATAACAATACATTATATTGTCATATTATAGTTATTGCTAATGTTTGTGAAAATTAAATGTATTACTTTATCCCTTCTTCTTAGTAAGTGGCATTGAAAATTCCTAGAAGTAGAGTGTGCCTTGTGGAAGGAGATCATTTCAGAGAGGTATGGGTCTTTGGTAATGAAATCGCATCAAGGGAAAAGGAAAAGGAATGCCAGAAGTGTTTATTCTAGTGGAGGGATGTCTCTCTCTTTGGCTATATTGGTGTGGAGTCATTAAATTGGTTTGTCTCTTGTATTTGTAAGCATGTCAAGAACTGATTGAATATCTGGTTTTAACATGATGAGTGGTTAGGGTCGGATAGACTTTTGTGACTTATGAGAGGTTATTCCAAATTTTTAGCAGAAGATCCAAGAGGTGAGAAGGATGGGGTATTAGGCGAGAGAAATTTAGACTTGAGAGTTTAGGTTTGGTCTATGGAAGGGGTGGTTAGCAAGGTAAGGAGGATTTTTGGGTTTGATATTGATCCCAAGGATGGGTTCTTGGTTTGATCAGAGTTTACGATCTTCTGTCCTCCTCTAAAGTGGGAGAATAACATAGGTCTGGGAAAGTTATCCATGGACTAGCCAATTATTGAAAAAGTTATGAGCCTTCTAAGAGTGTCATTTTTTCTTGGATGTTTTTGCAAGACATACTGGATACTAAGCTCAACATTAGTAATTGTAACATTATTCAAGAAGACAGTGGGATGGGTGCGCATTATTTCTAGGATAGGATGAGTCAGGGGATCacatttttgttttatattatgtTGTGTCTTCTATGTGATATAGGGTTCTTTAGGACATGTTTGGTATGGAAGAAACACATAGGAAAGGAAGAATAAGAGGGAAAGACAAGTAATACATCGTTTGAATAAAATGTAAGAATGAAAGGATAGTGTTTTTTTATGGACcccacaatttttttatttttttaattactagCTTCACAATTTTGTATCTATTGTTACTATTTATTTTTAgtaatttgtaaataaaatattcatattaaagtacaataaaattacataaaaaattaaaaactacacTCTAATTATTCGTAAAGTctcacttaaaaaaaaaattaaagtatcaCAAAGTGACGtactataaaaataatattatatacttaACCAAAAGAcatttcataataaaataaataatatataaaaacaagtAATATATAAAAAcgcaaaattaatataatataaaaaaaatctggaccaaaacatatatttaaaagaacgatttaaaattatttaaatacaataaatttttaaaagatgaaataatattttttttatattattttgttttgttcaAGGGTTAATTTCgtctttttataaatatatatttcttcccttcttttagtTTCTCTCGTACCAAATAACTTAAAAATTATCTCAGTTTACATTCATTTTTTATGTACTTTCATTCCTTTAACATTCATTTATcttactttcttttcttttattttctcttctcatCCAAACATAGCCTTGGTGTGTGGGTAGGCGTAGACCTTTTCTCTTCCTTCATCTATTTTAGGGGTGTTTGAGGTGTTTGAGAGGTTAGGTAGAGGTAAGAGGACATGTTTAGGTATAGCTGCATTCTGACATGCTGTGATTTGGACTATTTTAGTTCGTTATCTCAAATCAATTGAAGGCATCATGACAAACATGATTGAACACAACAAAGACATTAAATTAAGTTATGCTATTATTCTATTTTCATTACATTTGAGTTACAAAAtcaaaatatgtatttaaaaaataCTCTCATGAGTATAAATTTTAGAAAAGAGTAAATttggaagagaaaataaaaagaaaatttagaaAACTTTAGAGAACCTAAGGCAAGAAAATCATAACTAATAAAAGTAGAAAAACTCTAAACGTAACATTTACCTTTCTTACAGGTTCCATGCGAAATGTTTAAAATACCCCTTGAATTCAAAAATGTGTATCTGAATTTATAACCAAAGAGATAGGCTCATCTGATGTCCAGAGTCTGCGCAACATCTGTTTCTCTATTGCGACTTTGTAAGACAAGTCTTTTTTTGCCTCCATTTTGAGCTACAAATTGCCTGGTTCGTTGTGTATTCTACTAGATTGGCTTTTGCAGGTTCTGTTAAGTGGAGATATCCCTGCTTTATCGGATTTGGTTGGCTCATAATGAATTGacatatcaaaacaaaaagaaagaccCAATTTTGGTGGGTGTGGACTCCCTGAGAAGTGTGGAAGAGTTTAATAAATGGAATCCATATTAGCGTGTCCGTAAAAAAGTGGTAGTGCAGACTGAGTATCAAGCGACAGATCTTTATATGTTGCAGGTGGACGCATGTGCTTTTCCTATTGGAATTCTGGAAACGTGGCTTATGGTTGTATCTTTAAGGACCTTGATGGCAAGGTTATCCTGTCTGCTTGCAAAAAATAGTCCTTGGTTGCTGATTCTGCTGTAGCAGAGTTGCTGGATATGCACTAGAGCCTCTTGTTGACCAAGGAACACAAGCTGGAGCGAATAGTTTTGCAGTCTAATTGTCTTAATGCTGCCAACTGTATCAACTCCGTGGCAGATTTTATTGACTTGAAATTTTTAGGTGCTGATTATTGTAAGAGTCTGTTAAATTCCTTTATGTTAGCAACTGTTATGTTTATTAGCCGATCTTGCAATATTGAAGCCCATAATCATGTAGGGCTTGAAAATGTTCATGGTTCTAAGACTTGGATGGGAAATCCTCTCTACATACTCTTTTATTTTATGGCATTTGCTTATTTCTGTTTAATTGAAAGTATTtttgcattaaaaaaaaaaagataggcccatccaaaaaatgaaatgaacagCTTAGAAGATCTCAAGATAAACAagaactataaataaataaaaaagcgaAGAAAGTGGTAACAATCAAATCAAAATTAAGTAAACAACAAACCCTCACCAATTTCTCCCTTGTAATAATACAATACAACCTCTTTCCCTCCCATCgtttcttttgttttcttcccTTCCTCACAAACCTCTCCCTTCCTAAAAACTTCTCTAAAACCACCAACACACCTTCTCCAAATTAGGTATAAATCACCAGATCTACCATCTCATCGCATTTCACCTAATCCATCCAAGATTCAAGATTCCA contains:
- the LOC131602593 gene encoding abscisic acid 8'-hydroxylase 4, producing MDTITILFLIFLSSLLSYPFIIKQHKPTSKPKLPPGSMGWPYIGETFQLYSQPPNIFFSSKQKRYGEIFKTHILGCPCVMLASPEAARFVLVTHSHLFKPTYPKSKEKLIGSSALFFHEGDYHTRIRKLVQTSLSPESIKKLIPDIETQVISSLESWVSIGQVINAFHEMKKFSFNIGILSVFGNLEDNYREELKENYCIVEKGYNSFPNRIPGTAYSKALLGRQRIQEIISEIICKRKEQRLIKKDLLGHLLNYKNEKGGMLTDEEIADNIIGVLFAAQDTTASVLTWILKYLHDDQKLLEAIKAEQMAVYEANDGGKMPLTWSQTKNMPLTHRVILESLRMSSIISFTFREAVVDVVYKGYLIPKGWKVMPLFRNIHHNPEFFINPQSFDPSRFEVSPKPNTFMPFGNGVHSCPGNELAKLNMVILIHHLVTKFRWEVVGNESGVQYSPFPIPLQGLPTRFWRI